The Halichondria panicea chromosome 10, odHalPani1.1, whole genome shotgun sequence region GTACTTCAGTTTGAGGTGGTTGATTTTTGAACAATTGATTTTATAACAAGATTCATTGAGTACTCTTAATAAGACACATTCAGTGCACACAATAAAAatcacagcacacacacacacacacacaaacagagaGTGAGTCACATAATAGCCACTAGGGTGTTAGTTTAGGAGCAAGAGTTGTCAGAAGTGCAACAGTCAATGAATCTGCAGGGACAGGGGGAGAGACAAGAATCACTAGACATGTTCAAACTGCCATATAAGTGTTAATTGAGATAGTCCCTTGTTTTGTTTACAAGCTGCTACAGTTTCAGTTCTGAACCTCCAAAACAACAACTCAACACAACTAAAggacccccccccacactcacacacacactcacacacacactcacacacacaaacagctaACTACAATAACTCACAATGGTGTGCTGAATGATGCATTATGTCTAGTTGGCCAGCAGTGGCAAGGGGCTGCGTTGGTCCTCAATCCTTGTAGACTGAAGATGTTGAATCAAATTGAAGAAATCTTCACTAGGCATAGTGCTCTTCCGAACTGCCGCTCTATTGCTAGGCAACATCGGGTCCACAGATCTTTGCTCGTCAATTCTTGAGCTCTGCGTGGGGAGGGATAGGGTCAGTACAAGTAGGCATCAGATTATGGGTGCTGCATTTATCACACCAAACAATATAGAGAGGGAGCAGCCCCCCTAAAACAGTGTGTTATCAGTTTGAGTGTCTAGTGCTGGCTGTACAAAGGTTCTGTAAGTGTATTCACAAGGTGTGGGGCGTATTCAGAGGGCATGATCATATGAATACCTCCCCACCTAACTTGCCCTGGAATGCTGCTTGGGCTAATGTACCACTAGGCAGTGTGTCGAGTAATCAAGAGTTGTATCAACAGTTACTTTGTGTAACTATTGTATACAGTCATTAAAGGGACCAAACAACCATTGtgcacaatacacacacacacacacactacacactaggTTGCAAGACTAACAATGTACCTGGACAGACAGGATCATATCAAAGAGCTCCTCTTGAGACTGCCCTCCCTGAGGTCGACCCTGGGCCATGATGTGAGGGGGCTCAATCATTGCAGATCGTTGATCCTCTATCCGTGATTCTTGTAATGTCCAGAGCATGTCAAACAAATCGTCCTCACGCTCCTTGTGTTGAATAGGCTGGTTTGAGGGAAAGGTAGTTCGCTGGTCATCCAAGCGATGAGCCTGGCACTTGGTCACCATGTCAAAAAACCCGTCGTCCAATGTAACATCATCAACCTGttaacagataattataaagatgaatagtgcacacacacaatgcacacacggtgttgtgtgtgttttgacTATTGACTAACGCAATTGGCAAGCTTCACTGTTAAATGTCACACCATTCTCACCACACTATGGGATGCAACAGTACACAGCTACTAGCTCTAACTACAGAGGCTGGACAACCTACACCTCTACctacacatgcatgacatgaagttacagctagctacaagTACGTTGTATAACTACTTATAAATACAGGCATTGCAAGGCCAAGGGTCTCTAATCTCTATAACTCACGATGTTAGAATGCAGACTAGCGTAGGAAGAGTGTCTCACAACCAAACAAGCCATTGTTAGAACTATATCTTTCCACAAACCACAAAGAAACACagaacactagctagctagctacaggcTGGCCACGAGAGAGTTTATAAGTAAAATTGACACTCTATTATAGCGAAAAGGAATGTAAAATTGAAATATTACCCAAATTAAAGCCGCACTAAAAACAATTAACTACCTCGAGGGCGGCTACTATTATATACAAACTCAAACTTACAGTGATAGTGCCAAGAGAGTCTTCATGTGATGATGCCATTGAGCTAGTGGGTGACGTAGTTCCTGTGGAGCCAGCACGCGAGTCTTGGCGAGAATGCTGCATTGGGTAATGATCTTTAAAACAAAACCACATAATGCATATAGGACATTTAATACATGTTtggttaatgatctttacccacctTATAAAACACTCCTGAGCCTGTACTAGTGGTGCTGCTAGCAATGCTCAATTTCTTACCAAGTCGAGTTTTGCGGCGAACTGGAGGAGATATCAGACAATAAATAAAACTTATAACAGAgaatagtaataattattaatacttTACTTGAActacctgtactgtacataattattattatcagaatattttgcgggtgaaaaaaaCTTAATTTGcagaatgagccaaatcagcataAAAATTGACCCTCTTTGCAATCTAAATATTGCGTTTCTGGCAAGTAATTACCAGTATCACTTTAGGTGTTGCGATTGTAATTTTGCGAACTGATCAACGCTCGCAaaagtttgcataattatgtttgatgctcgcaaaacaatCTAGTATTACAGAAATTGATAGTCACGTTACTGGACAAAAGGACTAGACACGTATTAAGCCAATAAAGTTAGCACCATAAAAGGCTAACTGCCCTGAGAGCCTGTAGTCAGGCACTAATTGCCGCTAATTGCCATTCATTAAGGAAAATGAGTACCCGAATTAACACTTGGAACTGTATACTCTAGTAAGCTAGCTCTCAGCTAGTTTGTAGGGGTGCTGTGATGAATCAATGAGCAGGAATGTCGGCTATGCATTAGCACAGCCAAACCACTTTAGCTACTCCCTTGGCTggcatgcacacagtacaggACTTACCGTTGCCCCAATCATGAGAAGCACTTGATAATCGTGGAGAGGGGGATGGGCACTCATATCTAGAGGAGGGGGGACATAGACAACTATAAAATAAGGccatacaattaattatagaaAGTGTACAATAATCTTAACATCACTTACTAGTATTACACGCTATTGGCAAATAAGCACGTTACAACTATTACACACAAATAactgtgtacacgcactgtCAACAAGGGGGATAGCAAACGTCCTAATATAACAATCATTGAATGCAGTCAAAGAGACCTCCCCAACCATACACAGTCGCCTCTAGCGTGACACACGGCGTGCCTTTGATCGAAAGTGGATCAACAAATTGCCTAATGGAAGTCTTACTTAGTCTGAAAAGACCTCCATTTGGCATGCGCATGCACTCACTTGTTGCAAAGGTTTAACACAGTATCCAAGTCTTCAATATTCTTCCTAGCGGTTGCAGCACCCTCACAATCCCCCAACTCCAGACAGATCGTCAGATGCTTGTTAGCAAAATGCCGAGCTTGAATATGGTCTCTCATAGCTGTGTAGGAATTACCAAGACTCCAGTAGGCGCGTAACTCTCCCATCCTATATATGAGGGAAAGAAAGTAAAAATAAAAATAGTGAGTAGTGGGGAAGATCATAAGATCATACTATAAAGTAATGCTCTAGCCACTCAACGTACTTGTCTCCCAGCTGTAGAGCAAAGTGCAAATGTTTCATGTGATAGTCGATAGCTCGATGATAGTTCTCCATGAGAGTGAAAGTGTTTCCCAGGCTGTAGCAAGACTGTGCCTCGAAGGCAACATCACCGACTT contains the following coding sequences:
- the LOC135342639 gene encoding G-protein-signaling modulator 1-like produces the protein MSTITNHKLQRRNSKFRMSFKSKKARQVMVEQTCNELATEGERLCKEGLWEEGIERLEAATRTGTSDIKTLSALYSQLGNAYFYLENYGKSLEYHKQDLTLARSMGDKLGEAKACGNIGSALKALGQFDESIACCRMQLDLARGMADKVLESRALYNLGNVYHARGKSVTEASTSQGESFVRGSLEQAARHYELNLKIVKELGDHQAQGRTVGNLGNTHYLLGNYKKAIKYHEERLTIAEILGDKMACRRAYSNLGNAQVFLGKYSAAAQYYLNALEVSKEVGDVAFEAQSCYSLGNTFTLMENYHRAIDYHMKHLHFALQLGDKMGELRAYWSLGNSYTAMRDHIQARHFANKHLTICLELGDCEGAATARKNIEDLDTVLNLCNKYECPSPSPRLSSASHDWGNVRRKTRLGKKLSIASSTTSTGSGVFYKHSRQDSRAGSTGTTSPTSSMASSHEDSLGTITVDDVTLDDGFFDMVTKCQAHRLDDQRTTFPSNQPIQHKEREDDLFDMLWTLQESRIEDQRSAMIEPPHIMAQGRPQGGQSQEELFDMILSVQSSRIDEQRSVDPMLPSNRAAVRKSTMPSEDFFNLIQHLQSTRIEDQRSPLPLLAN